The following proteins are encoded in a genomic region of Diabrotica virgifera virgifera chromosome 1, PGI_DIABVI_V3a:
- the LOC126879471 gene encoding rab-like protein 3, translating to MSVIDRVRILVLGDSGVGKTSFVHLAAHNEPLRSPSWTVGCSVDVKLHEYKEGMKDQKTFFVEFWDIGGSHSHRNARPVFYNPFHGAILVHDLTNRKSEKNLHKWVREISVNRRERKDSNSATNPVLPGLLGDDFDQESFIGNMSIPYIVIGTKLDQLDDRKTRIEHMASHLGCDEILMDCRQTRYLAAGTSNAVKLSRFYDKAIEMRSKSHKDSFTERFGDPISPILSTKFYSPHQD from the exons ATGTCGGTCATAGACAGGGTGAGAATTCTAGTATTAGGCGATTCCGGAGTTGGCAAAACATCTTTCGTTCATTTGGCAGCTCATAATGAACCCCTTCGATCACCTAGTTGGACTGTAGGCTGTTCAGTAGATGTGAAGTTACATGAATATAAAGAGGGCATGAAGGACCAAAAGAcgttttttgttgaattttggGACATAGGTGGTAGCCATTCACACAGAAACGCACGGCCTGTATTTTACAATCCTTTTCATGGTGCCATACTAGTGCATGATTTAACAAACCGAAAATCTGAAAAGAATTTACACAAATGGGTTAGAGAAATTAGTGTAAATAGGAGAGAAAGAAAAGATTCTAATAGTGCAACAAATCCTGTTTTGCCAGGGTTATTAGGCGACGATTTCGACCAAGAGAGTTTTATAGGAAATATGTCAATACCTTATATTGTAATAG GAACCAAATTGGATCAGCTTGATGATCGCAAAACTCGTATCGAACACATGGCCAGCCATTTAGGATGTGATGAAATTTTAATGGACTGTAGACAGACCAGATATTTAGCAGCAGGTACTTCTAATGCTGTCAAACTATCAAGATTTTATGATAAGGCCATCGAAATGAGATCTAAGAGCCATAAAGATTCATTCACAGAAAGATTTGGAGATCCTATTTCACCAATTTTATCTACAAAATTTTATTCCCCCCATCAAGACTAG